Proteins found in one Amycolatopsis aidingensis genomic segment:
- a CDS encoding MFS transporter, which translates to MEERTAMGYRGLAKKPILAWALVAIVARLPIAIAPLGLVFLVRERAGGYSLGATLAAAYVVGEVVGALLIGTRPFSRRSSAISLGLGLGAVSFGLLALVPSAPDPFLVGLAGIAGAAPAASPGGMRTMLTRLVDESAVASALSAESTLTQAIWAVAPGLAVSLALWSGASSPMALAAVCMAAAALTLPLLRGDGRTAATASKSSTQVSRHAGRLLAAWPIYLTSAASMALLSAAELILTPLLEFRQFQTGWAGVLLTVFSVSSAVGAFFYGLRKWPGSVRVQSLVLLVVMSGCVALIAVAPGLVGIAIVLVVGGLSQAAVAVTRNLSLRESLPESAHTAGYSVMYAVQGIGYTLTATLTALVLASFSPVTAMVGAAVLTLLLTVASALAELRIRHRGNGSEQEAELATARAGACEEPGPG; encoded by the coding sequence ATGGAGGAACGGACAGCAATGGGTTACCGGGGGCTCGCAAAGAAACCAATTCTGGCTTGGGCGCTCGTCGCGATCGTGGCACGGCTGCCCATCGCGATAGCGCCGCTCGGGCTGGTCTTCCTCGTGCGGGAACGCGCGGGTGGATATTCGCTCGGCGCCACGCTGGCCGCCGCCTACGTGGTCGGCGAAGTCGTCGGAGCGCTGCTCATCGGAACGCGCCCGTTCAGCCGCCGCAGTAGCGCGATCTCGCTGGGACTGGGCTTGGGCGCGGTGTCCTTCGGGCTACTCGCACTCGTCCCCTCAGCACCCGACCCGTTCCTGGTCGGGCTGGCCGGGATAGCCGGCGCGGCGCCCGCAGCGAGCCCGGGCGGTATGCGCACGATGCTTACCCGCCTGGTCGACGAGTCGGCAGTGGCCAGCGCGCTGAGTGCCGAATCGACGCTGACCCAAGCAATCTGGGCGGTTGCGCCAGGGCTCGCTGTGTCGTTGGCCTTGTGGAGCGGCGCGAGTTCCCCGATGGCGCTGGCCGCGGTGTGCATGGCTGCCGCTGCACTGACCCTCCCGCTGCTGCGTGGCGATGGCCGGACTGCCGCAACGGCAAGTAAGTCGTCGACCCAGGTCTCTCGGCACGCCGGGCGACTGCTTGCCGCGTGGCCGATCTACCTGACTAGCGCGGCGTCCATGGCGTTATTGTCGGCGGCGGAACTTATCCTGACGCCGTTGCTGGAGTTCCGGCAGTTCCAGACCGGCTGGGCGGGCGTGCTATTGACCGTCTTCTCGGTGTCCAGCGCCGTCGGTGCGTTCTTCTACGGTCTCCGGAAGTGGCCAGGCAGTGTGCGCGTGCAGAGCCTGGTGCTACTGGTCGTGATGTCCGGTTGTGTAGCACTGATCGCCGTCGCGCCGGGACTGGTCGGGATCGCCATCGTGCTGGTCGTCGGCGGCCTCAGCCAAGCGGCGGTGGCCGTTACCCGCAACCTGTCGTTGCGGGAGAGCCTGCCCGAGTCAGCGCATACGGCGGGGTACTCGGTCATGTACGCCGTCCAGGGCATCGGGTACACGCTCACCGCGACATTGACCGCGCTGGTGCTGGCGTCGTTCAGCCCGGTCACCGCCATGGTCGGCGCGGCGGTGCTGACCCTGCTACTGACCGTGGCCAGCGCACTGGCCGAGCTGCGCATCCGTCATCGCGGCAACGGAAGCGAACAGGAAGCCGAGCTGGCGACCGCGCGAGCCGGAGCATGCGAGGAGCCCGGACCGGGCTGA
- the acs gene encoding acetate--CoA ligase, producing MTEQSPALDNLLSETRTFPPDGEFAAQANAGAGLYAEAQSDREGFWAEQAGKLDWESRWDQVLDWSNAPFARWFVGGRLNVAVNCVDRHVTAGFGDQVAIHWVGEPGDTRDITYAQLQEEVCRAANGLASLGVVAGDRVAIQLQMIPEAIVAMLACARIGALHSVVFGGFSPTALRARVDDAEAKVVITSDGQYRRGKAAAMKSQVDEALAGAQSVQRVLVVRRTGEETPEEVPWTESRDIWWHELMAKQAPEHKAEAFDSEHPLFILYTSGTTGKPKGILHTSGGYLTQAAYTHRVVFDHKPGQDVYWCTADIGWVTGHSYIVYGPLANRATQVVYEGTPNTPHEGRHWEIVQNYKVSIYYTAPTLIRTFMKWGADIPAKYDLSSLRVLGSVGEPINPEAWMWYREHVGGGRAPIVDTWWQTETGAIMISPLPGVTHAKPGSAQAPLPGISAKVVDDNGAEVPAGGGGYLVLDKPWPSMLRGIWGDDERYRETYWSRFADQGFYFAGDGAKYDDDGDIWLLGRVDDVMNVSGHRISTTEVESALVSHPAVAEAAVVGASDATTGQGIVAFVILRGSYTDAGEQTVQDLRNHVAGEIGPIAKPRQIMMVPELPKTRSGKIMRRLLRDVAENRDVGDVTTLADAGVMDQIASGLRAGSDED from the coding sequence ATGACAGAGCAGTCCCCGGCTCTCGACAACCTGCTGTCCGAGACTCGGACGTTTCCACCGGATGGGGAGTTCGCTGCGCAGGCGAATGCGGGCGCGGGGCTGTATGCCGAAGCGCAGTCCGACCGCGAGGGTTTCTGGGCGGAACAGGCAGGCAAACTCGACTGGGAATCGCGGTGGGACCAGGTGCTCGACTGGTCGAATGCGCCATTCGCACGGTGGTTCGTCGGCGGGCGGCTGAATGTGGCCGTGAATTGTGTGGACCGGCATGTGACCGCCGGTTTCGGGGATCAGGTCGCGATTCACTGGGTCGGTGAACCGGGGGACACCAGGGATATCACCTACGCCCAGTTGCAGGAGGAGGTTTGCCGGGCGGCGAACGGGCTCGCGTCCCTTGGTGTGGTCGCAGGCGACCGGGTGGCGATCCAGCTGCAGATGATTCCGGAGGCCATCGTCGCGATGCTGGCCTGCGCGCGGATCGGCGCGCTGCACAGTGTGGTGTTCGGCGGGTTCTCTCCGACCGCACTGCGGGCGCGGGTGGACGACGCCGAGGCCAAGGTGGTGATCACCTCCGACGGGCAGTACCGGCGTGGCAAGGCGGCCGCGATGAAGTCGCAAGTGGACGAAGCACTGGCCGGTGCGCAGAGCGTGCAACGGGTGCTGGTGGTGCGGCGCACCGGCGAGGAGACGCCGGAAGAGGTGCCGTGGACCGAGTCCAGGGACATCTGGTGGCACGAACTGATGGCCAAGCAGGCGCCGGAGCACAAGGCGGAGGCCTTCGACTCCGAGCATCCGCTGTTCATCCTGTACACCAGCGGCACCACCGGGAAACCGAAGGGGATTCTGCACACCTCGGGCGGATACCTCACCCAGGCCGCCTACACGCACCGGGTGGTTTTCGACCACAAGCCAGGGCAGGACGTGTACTGGTGCACCGCGGATATCGGCTGGGTGACCGGGCATTCCTACATCGTGTACGGCCCGCTGGCCAACCGGGCCACGCAGGTGGTTTACGAAGGCACCCCGAACACCCCGCACGAGGGCAGGCACTGGGAAATCGTGCAGAACTACAAGGTGTCGATCTACTACACCGCGCCTACCTTGATCCGGACCTTCATGAAATGGGGCGCGGACATTCCGGCGAAGTACGACCTTTCCTCGCTGCGGGTGCTGGGCAGCGTCGGCGAGCCGATCAACCCCGAGGCGTGGATGTGGTACCGGGAGCACGTCGGCGGAGGCCGGGCACCCATCGTGGACACCTGGTGGCAGACCGAGACCGGGGCAATCATGATCTCCCCGCTGCCCGGCGTCACGCACGCTAAGCCGGGCTCGGCGCAGGCCCCGCTGCCGGGGATCTCGGCGAAGGTGGTCGACGACAACGGTGCCGAGGTGCCCGCGGGCGGGGGCGGCTACCTGGTGCTGGACAAGCCGTGGCCGTCCATGCTGCGCGGCATCTGGGGCGACGACGAGCGGTACCGGGAGACCTACTGGTCCCGGTTCGCCGACCAGGGCTTCTACTTCGCGGGCGATGGCGCCAAGTACGACGATGACGGGGACATCTGGCTGCTCGGCAGGGTGGACGACGTGATGAACGTGTCCGGGCACCGGATCTCCACCACCGAGGTGGAGTCCGCGCTGGTCTCCCATCCCGCGGTGGCCGAGGCCGCCGTGGTCGGCGCCAGCGACGCCACCACCGGGCAGGGCATCGTTGCCTTCGTCATCCTGCGCGGCAGCTACACCGACGCCGGTGAGCAGACCGTGCAGGACCTGCGCAACCACGTGGCCGGTGAGATCGGGCCGATCGCCAAGCCCCGGCAGATCATGATGGTGCCGGAGCTGCCCAAGACCCGGTCCGGCAAGATCATGCGCCGCCTGCTGCGCGATGTCGCGGAGAACAGGGACGTCGGTGACGTGACCACCCTGGCCGACGCCGGCGTGATGGACCAGATCGCCAGCGGCCTGCGGGCCGGGTCGGATGAGGACTGA
- a CDS encoding DUF6319 family protein translates to MTVDSLTEQQEETPESPANGEVSEQSPDAADSGSNGSTAPETETGAEEQAKPKRGRPKGATAKKTRTVELTLTVTGTADGEWQAELKHGSKWVARGLEIPAAAVSRAAKELHTDLSGPIDEVIDAAREQQQAKVAQLEAELQQAKQALAELES, encoded by the coding sequence ATGACCGTGGATTCCTTGACAGAGCAGCAGGAAGAAACCCCGGAGAGCCCGGCGAACGGCGAGGTCTCCGAGCAGTCCCCCGACGCTGCCGACAGCGGCAGCAACGGCAGCACCGCCCCCGAAACCGAGACCGGTGCCGAGGAGCAGGCCAAGCCCAAGCGCGGCAGGCCCAAGGGCGCCACCGCGAAGAAGACCCGGACCGTCGAGCTGACCCTGACCGTCACCGGCACGGCCGACGGTGAGTGGCAGGCCGAACTCAAGCACGGCAGCAAGTGGGTCGCCCGCGGGCTGGAGATCCCCGCCGCGGCCGTCTCCCGCGCGGCGAAGGAACTGCACACCGACCTGTCCGGCCCGATCGACGAGGTGATCGACGCGGCTCGCGAGCAGCAGCAGGCCAAGGTCGCTCAGCTCGAGGCCGAGCTCCAGCAGGCCAAGCAGGCCCTGGCCGAGCTGGAAAGCTGA
- a CDS encoding preATP grasp domain-containing protein has protein sequence MSTVFVANNRTEQMVGDLGALPPEQRRFAGYTAQRMLWYVDEGDILVVPHAPSEPFSRYLTGLMDVDLDTVQILVPPPGQFGVDVLSADRIENKEFQDKLKSYVDKSYSSGVFPIIFDEVIARLTRRLGLADCTPGFGFFGQGGSNLLNSKSAFRALAGGTGCPIADGRVVRDMEAAESYLWELLSSGLCAIVKQDQHVGGFGNEIISPRDGVNPIGAPQVMTITERSALHELVTRRWPWYSGNNRRQVVIEHYIPDCTPVYIEMSITDDGVALFGHGEMLTKPIFNGLVIPAQSASHPAWPGFISATENLCQAIYGMGYRGLISIDGIVTPAGEILINEVNGRVGGSTHVTRLIQHLVGPQFLDERVVMQRHFWPVPSFDRALEALSNHDLAFDRSPRTGAVITSDDVTGGTVEYCLIGESFEHATELEERINELTFG, from the coding sequence ATGTCCACCGTATTCGTCGCCAACAATCGAACCGAGCAGATGGTGGGTGATCTTGGGGCGTTGCCGCCCGAACAACGGCGATTCGCCGGTTACACGGCTCAACGCATGCTCTGGTATGTCGACGAGGGAGACATCCTCGTCGTTCCGCACGCGCCCAGTGAACCGTTCAGCCGGTACCTCACAGGCTTGATGGATGTCGATCTGGACACCGTACAAATACTCGTACCGCCACCCGGCCAGTTCGGCGTCGACGTCCTCTCGGCAGACAGGATAGAAAACAAAGAATTTCAGGATAAACTAAAGAGTTACGTCGATAAGTCCTACTCATCCGGAGTTTTTCCAATAATTTTCGACGAGGTTATAGCCCGGCTCACCCGGCGACTAGGGCTAGCAGATTGCACTCCTGGATTCGGCTTTTTCGGACAGGGTGGAAGCAATCTGTTGAACAGCAAGTCCGCCTTTCGGGCACTGGCAGGGGGAACCGGCTGCCCCATCGCGGACGGCCGGGTGGTCCGGGACATGGAGGCAGCCGAGTCATACCTGTGGGAGCTGCTCTCAAGCGGGCTGTGCGCCATCGTCAAACAGGACCAGCATGTGGGCGGGTTCGGCAACGAAATTATCAGCCCACGGGACGGGGTCAATCCCATCGGCGCGCCGCAAGTAATGACCATAACGGAGCGGTCGGCGTTACACGAGCTGGTAACTCGCCGCTGGCCATGGTACTCCGGAAACAATCGCCGACAGGTCGTGATCGAGCACTATATCCCAGACTGCACGCCGGTATACATCGAGATGAGTATAACCGACGATGGCGTGGCACTTTTTGGACATGGAGAAATGCTGACAAAGCCCATTTTTAATGGTCTTGTCATTCCCGCGCAGTCCGCTTCACATCCGGCATGGCCAGGATTTATTAGCGCCACCGAGAATCTCTGTCAGGCTATTTATGGAATGGGGTATCGCGGGCTGATCAGCATCGACGGGATCGTAACCCCGGCCGGGGAGATCCTGATCAACGAAGTGAACGGTAGAGTTGGCGGCTCGACACACGTCACACGGCTGATCCAGCACCTGGTGGGCCCGCAGTTCCTCGATGAACGCGTAGTGATGCAGCGCCATTTCTGGCCAGTACCCTCATTCGACCGCGCGCTGGAGGCACTGAGTAACCACGATCTCGCGTTCGACCGCAGCCCACGCACCGGTGCCGTCATCACTTCTGACGACGTTACCGGGGGAACGGTTGAGTACTGCCTGATCGGAGAGAGCTTCGAGCATGCGACGGAGCTCGAGGAGCGGATCAACGAACTCACGTTCGGTTGA
- a CDS encoding oxidoreductase: MTDPLRPLLDLAGVAEAAQSAQEAVFAVHRHRANLRGGSATAAEASVRAARASAGIDGADPELPAEGTVRDPLLAGALRVAEATESLLPTWRRAPLQALARMHLLAATDLVEDPDGLGRPRTEPEVARRLELLAQLVTGATSVPGPILTAVVHGELLTLEAFGTADGVVARAAGRLTMIATGLDPKALTVPEVACFRRARHYRAAAESFATGEPDGVRDWLLFACETFRTGAKEATTIADAAG; the protein is encoded by the coding sequence ATGACGGATCCGTTGCGGCCACTGCTCGATCTGGCTGGCGTCGCCGAGGCGGCGCAGTCGGCCCAGGAGGCGGTGTTCGCGGTGCACCGGCACCGGGCCAACCTGCGGGGTGGCTCGGCGACCGCGGCGGAGGCCTCGGTACGGGCGGCCCGGGCCTCGGCGGGCATCGACGGCGCCGATCCGGAGCTACCCGCGGAGGGTACGGTGCGGGACCCGCTGCTGGCCGGGGCACTGCGGGTGGCCGAGGCGACCGAGTCCCTGCTCCCGACCTGGCGGCGCGCGCCCCTGCAGGCACTGGCCAGGATGCACCTGCTGGCGGCCACGGACCTGGTCGAGGACCCCGACGGCCTTGGCAGGCCCCGCACCGAGCCGGAGGTGGCGCGGCGGCTGGAGCTGCTCGCCCAGCTGGTCACCGGCGCCACCTCGGTGCCGGGGCCGATCCTGACCGCGGTGGTGCACGGCGAGTTGCTCACCCTCGAGGCCTTCGGCACGGCGGACGGTGTGGTGGCCAGGGCCGCCGGCAGGCTGACCATGATCGCGACCGGGCTGGACCCCAAGGCACTGACCGTGCCCGAGGTCGCCTGCTTCCGGCGGGCGCGCCACTACCGGGCCGCCGCCGAGTCCTTCGCCACCGGTGAGCCGGACGGCGTGCGGGACTGGCTGCTGTTCGCCTGCGAAACGTTCCGCACGGGCGCCAAGGAGGCCACCACCATCGCCGACGCCGCCGGCTGA
- a CDS encoding phosphoribosyltransferase — translation MTAEREELTWELFGSASRQLAVQVADSGFEPDLILSIARGGLFVAGALGYALDVKNLHVMNVEFYTGVDQRLELPVMLPPVPNAVDLAGAKVLVADDVADTGATLKLVRDFCADQVAEVRCAVIYEKPWTTVSCEYVWRRTERWINFPWSTLPPVVVREGQVLDA, via the coding sequence ATGACGGCGGAGCGGGAAGAGCTCACCTGGGAGCTGTTCGGTTCGGCGAGCAGGCAGCTGGCGGTGCAGGTCGCGGACAGCGGCTTCGAGCCCGACCTGATCCTGTCGATCGCCAGGGGCGGGCTGTTCGTCGCGGGCGCCCTCGGGTACGCCTTGGACGTCAAGAACCTGCATGTGATGAACGTGGAGTTCTACACCGGCGTCGACCAGCGGCTCGAGCTGCCGGTGATGCTGCCGCCGGTGCCGAACGCGGTCGATCTGGCGGGCGCGAAGGTGCTGGTCGCCGACGATGTCGCGGACACCGGCGCCACCCTGAAGCTGGTCCGGGACTTCTGCGCGGATCAGGTGGCCGAGGTGCGTTGCGCGGTGATCTACGAGAAGCCGTGGACCACGGTGTCCTGCGAGTACGTGTGGCGGCGCACCGAAAGGTGGATCAACTTCCCGTGGTCCACCCTGCCGCCGGTGGTCGTCCGGGAGGGACAGGTGCTGGACGCATGA
- a CDS encoding peptide MFS transporter produces the protein MSTSTEVGHGQPDRSFFGHPRGLVNLFGTEMWERFSFYGMQAILTIYLYYEVADGGLGLPRDSATSVVGAYGGLVYLSTIVGAWVADRLLGRQRTLFYSAILIMFGHISLALLPGLAGVGVGLAAVGLGAGGLKGNATSLVGSLYAKEDERRDAAFSIFYLGINLGAFLGQILTGLVQEEVGFHYGFGLAALGMAIGLVQYTLGRKNLSADADVVANPLPAAQRPLAVGGALAVVAAIVLLVMTGAITPANLADVTLVVIIVAVLAYFTVILTSRKITTVERKRVFSFIPMFLASFVFFSLFQQQYTLVIIYADKRIDRGIFGWEMPVAWANSFNPVFIILLAGVFAAMWTKLGSRQPSTPIKFALGTITIGIAYLVFLLFAGGTGNSTPLLILVLIMLIFTVGELMLSPVGLSLSTKLAPEAFRTQMVALNFLSIALGSTMAGWLAGYYSVDNEAPYFALVGGASIAFGLLLVLLTPFIKKLMSGVR, from the coding sequence GTGAGTACCTCTACCGAGGTCGGACACGGCCAACCGGACAGGTCGTTCTTCGGGCACCCACGAGGGCTGGTGAACCTGTTCGGTACCGAGATGTGGGAGCGCTTCTCCTTCTACGGGATGCAGGCGATCCTCACCATCTACCTCTACTACGAGGTGGCGGACGGCGGGCTGGGCCTGCCGCGGGACAGCGCGACCAGTGTGGTCGGTGCATACGGCGGGCTGGTCTACCTTTCCACCATCGTCGGCGCCTGGGTCGCGGACCGGCTGCTCGGCAGGCAGCGCACCCTGTTCTACAGCGCGATACTGATCATGTTCGGGCACATCTCGCTGGCGTTGCTGCCCGGACTGGCAGGGGTCGGGGTCGGCCTTGCTGCGGTGGGACTCGGCGCCGGTGGTCTCAAAGGCAACGCGACCTCGCTGGTGGGGTCGCTGTACGCGAAGGAGGACGAACGCAGGGACGCCGCCTTCTCCATCTTCTACCTCGGCATCAACCTCGGTGCCTTCCTCGGGCAGATCCTGACCGGACTGGTCCAGGAGGAAGTCGGTTTCCACTACGGATTCGGGCTGGCCGCGCTCGGGATGGCCATCGGCCTGGTGCAGTACACCCTCGGGCGGAAGAACCTCAGCGCGGACGCCGATGTGGTGGCGAACCCGCTGCCCGCGGCCCAGCGGCCACTGGCGGTCGGCGGGGCGCTGGCCGTGGTCGCCGCGATCGTGCTGCTGGTGATGACCGGGGCGATCACTCCGGCGAACCTGGCCGATGTCACCCTCGTGGTGATCATCGTGGCGGTGCTCGCCTACTTCACGGTCATCCTGACCAGCCGGAAGATCACCACGGTGGAGCGCAAGCGGGTGTTCAGCTTCATTCCGATGTTCCTGGCCAGCTTCGTGTTCTTCTCGCTGTTCCAGCAGCAGTACACCCTGGTGATCATCTACGCGGACAAACGGATCGACCGGGGCATCTTCGGCTGGGAGATGCCGGTGGCCTGGGCCAACTCGTTCAACCCGGTGTTCATCATCCTGCTGGCCGGGGTGTTCGCGGCGATGTGGACCAAGCTCGGCTCGCGCCAGCCGTCCACCCCGATCAAGTTCGCCCTCGGCACCATCACCATCGGCATCGCATACCTGGTGTTCCTGCTGTTCGCGGGCGGAACGGGGAACAGCACCCCGTTGCTGATCCTGGTGCTGATCATGCTCATCTTCACCGTCGGTGAGCTGATGCTGTCCCCGGTGGGGCTTTCCCTTTCCACCAAGCTGGCCCCGGAGGCGTTCCGCACGCAGATGGTGGCGCTGAACTTCCTTTCCATCGCGCTCGGCTCGACCATGGCCGGGTGGCTGGCGGGCTACTACAGCGTGGACAACGAGGCGCCGTACTTCGCGCTGGTCGGCGGTGCCTCGATCGCGTTCGGCCTGCTGCTGGTGCTGCTGACGCCGTTCATCAAGAAGCTGATGAGCGGGGTGCGCTAG
- a CDS encoding VIT1/CCC1 transporter family protein, producing MTDTPEPAHSDEAHHENFGSKLNSLRAGVLGANDGIVSVAGLVVGVAGATTDRMVILTAGIAGLVAGALSMAGGEYVSVSSQRDSERAMLRLERQELAMMPEAEERELAEIYQHKGLSPELAARVAQELTAKDALQAHAEAELRIDPDHLTSPWQAAWASLLAFAIGALLPLVAITLPSASARVWACGTAVVLSLALTGLVSGWLGRARIGRAIARNVGVGALTMVVTYLVGTLFGAAV from the coding sequence GTGACGGACACGCCGGAGCCCGCCCATTCCGACGAGGCGCACCACGAAAATTTCGGCAGCAAACTCAACTCGCTACGCGCGGGAGTGCTCGGCGCGAACGACGGCATCGTCTCCGTCGCCGGTCTCGTCGTCGGCGTGGCCGGAGCGACCACGGACCGGATGGTCATCCTCACCGCCGGAATAGCCGGACTGGTGGCAGGTGCCCTTTCCATGGCGGGCGGTGAGTACGTCTCGGTCAGCAGCCAGCGCGATTCCGAGCGGGCCATGCTGCGGCTCGAGCGCCAGGAGCTGGCGATGATGCCGGAGGCCGAGGAACGCGAACTGGCCGAGATCTACCAGCACAAGGGACTCTCCCCGGAACTGGCCGCGCGGGTCGCGCAGGAACTCACCGCGAAGGACGCCCTGCAGGCGCATGCCGAGGCCGAGCTGCGGATCGACCCGGACCACCTGACCAGCCCGTGGCAGGCGGCATGGGCCTCGCTGCTCGCGTTCGCCATCGGCGCGCTGCTGCCGCTGGTGGCGATCACCCTGCCGTCGGCATCGGCCAGGGTGTGGGCCTGCGGTACGGCGGTGGTGCTCAGCCTCGCGCTGACCGGCCTGGTGAGCGGGTGGCTCGGCAGGGCCCGGATCGGCAGGGCCATCGCCCGCAACGTCGGTGTCGGCGCGCTGACGATGGTGGTCACCTACCTGGTCGGCACCCTGTTCGGCGCGGCGGTATGA
- the nhaA gene encoding Na+/H+ antiporter NhaA produces the protein MNAPEPRRPGQAVAEFARYLRTETTGGIILLVATAVALIWANSPLGDIYRSIREFEIGPELLHLNLSVGDWAKDGLLALFFFVVGLELKREMVVGELSNLKAATLPIVAAIGGMIIPAAIALSIGWGEPGMDQAWAIPVATDIAFALGVLAVTGSNLPSSARVFLLSLAVVDDLGAIIVIAVLFTTKFDLVAGGIAVASLALYAWLQHKRIRTPWLYVPLAVITWVAVHSAGIHATIAGVALGLLTRVRPDPEEHEAPAIRLEHRLQPWSAALAVPVFALFAAGIEVSGESLGEVFTGALPLAVMIGLVGGKFIGIFGASVLAVRTRLATLPRGVGWRDIAALAMLGGVGFTVSLLIADLSLTGETTELAKAAVLLASAIASLTAAALLVRRSRAHSAENNV, from the coding sequence GTGAACGCACCGGAACCGCGTCGCCCGGGTCAGGCCGTCGCCGAGTTCGCCCGCTACCTGCGCACCGAGACCACCGGCGGGATCATCCTGCTCGTGGCGACCGCGGTCGCACTCATCTGGGCCAACTCACCACTCGGTGACATCTACCGCTCGATCCGGGAATTCGAGATCGGTCCCGAGCTGCTGCACCTGAACCTCTCCGTCGGTGACTGGGCCAAGGACGGCCTGCTCGCGCTGTTCTTCTTCGTCGTGGGGCTCGAGCTCAAACGCGAGATGGTGGTCGGCGAGCTGTCCAACCTGAAGGCGGCGACGTTGCCGATCGTGGCGGCGATCGGCGGCATGATCATCCCCGCGGCGATCGCGCTGTCCATCGGCTGGGGCGAGCCGGGGATGGACCAGGCCTGGGCCATCCCGGTGGCCACCGACATCGCCTTCGCACTCGGTGTGCTCGCGGTGACCGGCTCCAACCTGCCGAGCAGCGCGCGGGTCTTCCTGCTCTCCCTCGCCGTGGTCGACGATCTCGGCGCGATCATCGTCATCGCGGTGCTGTTCACCACGAAGTTCGACCTGGTCGCGGGCGGCATCGCGGTGGCATCCCTCGCGCTCTACGCCTGGTTGCAGCACAAGCGCATCCGCACCCCCTGGCTGTACGTACCGCTCGCGGTGATCACCTGGGTCGCGGTGCACTCCGCAGGCATCCACGCCACGATCGCCGGGGTCGCGCTCGGCCTGCTGACCAGGGTGCGCCCGGACCCCGAGGAACACGAGGCGCCCGCGATCCGGCTCGAGCACCGGCTACAGCCGTGGTCGGCGGCGCTCGCGGTCCCGGTGTTCGCGCTGTTCGCGGCCGGGATCGAGGTCAGCGGCGAGTCGCTGGGCGAGGTGTTCACCGGTGCGCTGCCGCTGGCGGTGATGATCGGGCTGGTCGGCGGCAAGTTCATCGGCATCTTCGGCGCCAGCGTGCTGGCGGTGCGGACCAGACTGGCCACCCTGCCCCGCGGGGTGGGATGGCGAGATATCGCGGCACTGGCGATGCTCGGCGGCGTCGGGTTCACGGTGAGCCTGCTGATCGCCGACCTCTCGCTGACCGGGGAGACGACCGAGCTGGCCAAGGCCGCCGTACTGCTCGCCTCGGCCATCGCCTCGCTCACCGCGGCCGCGCTGCTGGTGCGGCGCAGCCGCGCCCACAGCGCGGAGAACAACGTCTGA
- a CDS encoding GNAT family N-acetyltransferase, whose protein sequence is MSEEWHRHPTLTGDRVRLEPLGTRHAEGLYRAGRDPGIWTWLASRQPASLADTRAQIEHILAQPDRLAWAQLDTRTGRVAGTTSYYRIDPVDRNLLIGHTWIGPPWQRTPLNTEAKLLLLRRAFEVLGAVRVAWETDIRNERSQRAIERLGATREGVLRAHRIRTDGSLRDTVIYSVTAAEWPAVRDQLLSRWA, encoded by the coding sequence ATGAGCGAGGAATGGCACCGGCACCCCACCCTGACCGGCGACCGGGTCCGGCTGGAGCCGCTCGGCACGCGGCACGCCGAGGGCCTCTACCGGGCGGGCCGCGATCCGGGCATCTGGACCTGGCTCGCCAGCCGCCAGCCCGCCAGCCTCGCGGACACCCGTGCGCAGATCGAGCACATCCTCGCCCAGCCGGACCGGCTCGCCTGGGCGCAGCTCGACACCCGCACCGGCCGGGTCGCCGGAACCACCTCGTACTACCGGATCGACCCGGTGGACCGGAACCTGCTCATCGGCCATACCTGGATCGGCCCGCCGTGGCAGCGGACGCCATTGAACACCGAGGCCAAGCTGCTGTTGCTGCGCCGGGCCTTCGAGGTGCTCGGCGCCGTCCGCGTCGCCTGGGAGACCGACATCCGCAACGAGCGCTCGCAGCGCGCGATCGAACGGCTCGGCGCCACCAGGGAGGGTGTGCTGCGCGCACATCGGATCCGTACCGACGGCAGCCTGCGCGACACCGTGATCTACTCGGTGACCGCGGCCGAGTGGCCCGCCGTGCGTGACCAGTTGTTGTCCAGGTGGGCATAG